The DNA sequence AGTACCCTTCTCCTtggcttccttcttcttctgATCATTTTCCTTCACACGCTTCAGGAAGCTGTCTCGGCTCTTTGAGTGCTTAATATGCTCGATACGGACATTAATTCTCTTAGCAAGAATCTTTCCCCTGGAGAGAACAGAAATTCCTGTAAATGCTTCAGCAAACATGTAACAAGGTACAAAAGCACTTCTGGCAATTCCAttcattaagaaacaaacaaaaaaccccaaacatataaagggtgcctgggcagttcagtcagttaattgtccgactcttgatttgagctccaGACATGATTTGGGAgactaagccccacatcaggctccctgctgacagcatgcccgctctctggccctcccctgctctcatgtgcGCTTTCTATtgaaaacaaaaccccccacaacccatttaaaaataaattagtaagtaAACTGCAAAGTGTTAGCTACCTTACAATCATCAATTAATTGTACTAGAAGAGGCCTAGAGGCAAACACCCCCCACTTGTAAGTTGTCTTTTCATGAGGTGACAGAACTTAAAATACTAGATAACCAAAATCAGATCCCTAACAAGATTTACAGTATGTGACACTCCCTTTCATACTCTGAACAGGAGAGCTGCTCAATACCAAATCCTAAGAACACTTTCCATTAAGTAGAGTTGAATCTGTTTCCTCTGACAGGATACAAGGCAAACACCCAGTCTGCTTGAGTTTGAAAAGGAGATTCCTTTGCCCCACTTGAATGACCAATCAGGACACAAGTCCAACTGGCAAAGTGAAGGGGCAGGGAAAACGACCAGCCCGGGGGGCCCAGGGTCACTCACTTGACTTGCTTGTTCACGACAATGCCCACAGCGTGCCGGGTGACGTTGTACACTCTCCCGGTCTTGCCGTGGTAACACTTGTGGGGCATCCCTTTCTGAACAGTGCCCATTCCCTGGCAAGAAAGGAGACCAAAGTGAGGCCAGCAACTTGCCCTCCTTTTCACATCCTGACTCCTATTAAAGTAACTAAGATActcctagaattttcttttacatgGCAACTCGAGAGCTTTCAGAGCCGGTGAAATGGGGTTTTCACATCGCTTTAAACGATCAAAAAGACAATCATCATTAAGCTCTAGAGCACCAGGATTCATTTAACTACAGTCACAAAAGAACATCAAACTTTCACGGGTTTTTAACAAATGGCAATCTCCACCGATTAAATTTTGTactaatgaattatttatttcctcctcAAAAAACTCTTCTTGATTTTCCCTCTACCTGTTAACAAACAAGAAATGAGAAGGTTTTCAGATTCAAGAACAGCACTTTAAAAACCCTTGTTTCTGGAAGTTGAATCAGCCATTCTGCACTTTCGAGCTCTTATTTAggccaaaaatattttcctatctAGGAGCATAAAAGGCCAACAGATACAATAGAATATGCACTAGTATCTGAATTCCAATATTAAACTTTTACAGTTTCTATTATTCGGTAGGTATTTATCCAATTTGAGAATTTACCTTGATGTCCACAATATCACCTTTCTTGTAGATTCGCATGTACGTTGCCAAAGGAACGACCCCTGTTCCCCCAAAAAATCAGTATAATTAGTATCAAGATTAGAAAGTCTGGAGTAAAAGAAATATCAACATACTCTATCTTTgacagttgtatttttaaaatcttattgacaaaaaacTACTATATGaaatttatgctttttaattattACAAAGAACAATTTAGGTAAATGCTGGTTAATTaatgccatttattaaaaatacattagatgAACACATACGATGTTTGCTCTCAAGAAAGAAATATCTACTTACCATGTTTCCTAAAAGGCCTAGAGAACATGTAGCGAgtacctctcctctttccctttgtgttGGTCATCTTGGCGAATTaactgaaaacaaatacaaaagtcAAACAAAACTGCAAAATTGATTAAATGCTTGCTTTACAGGAgtggcaaaaaaaatttaagaggctGACTCCCCAGTATTTCCTATAAAGGGTAAAAAGCCACCACTTTGGCATCTAGAATCTTTGCCAAAACCGCTTAAGTGCTATTAACATCGAAGCTACTAATGGAACTGGATTTTAGAAC is a window from the Suricata suricatta isolate VVHF042 chromosome 4, meerkat_22Aug2017_6uvM2_HiC, whole genome shotgun sequence genome containing:
- the RPL21 gene encoding 60S ribosomal protein L21, yielding MTNTKGKRRGTRYMFSRPFRKHGVVPLATYMRIYKKGDIVDIKGMGTVQKGMPHKCYHGKTGRVYNVTRHAVGIVVNKQVKGKILAKRINVRIEHIKHSKSRDSFLKRVKENDQKKKEAKEKGTWVQLKRQPAPPREAHFVRTNGKEPELLEPIPYEFMA